The nucleotide sequence CGCGACAAGGGGCCCTGGCTCGAGGCCTTAATCCGGATGATGTTCGACGGGATAGGCGGTACGCAATGAAGCATCCACTACTAAGAAGGTTGTCTTTTCTGCTCGCGGTCTGCGGCCTGGCTTTGCTGCCAATGGTGGCAGCGGCCTACGATCTACCCGACGAGGAGCAGATCACAAAGGACCCGACGCAGCTTTTCGCCTGCTTTGAATACAATCTGGAGCAGGTCCAGGATTACACCGCGACGTTCATCAAGTACGAGGTGCTCGATGGCAAGCCCTACCCCGAGGAGACGCTCAAGGTCAGCTTCATGCGGCCGCACCGCGTCAAGCTCGAGTGGCTCGACGGCGAAAGCCGCGGGATGTGGGCGATCTACGATTCGCAGCGCGACCCGGACCACTTCTGGGCCCTGGACGTGGGCTGGCGCGCGATAATCGGCGTGCAGCGCTACGGCATGCACAGCAAGTTCACCCAGTTTTTCCATCCCAATCGCTTCGTGGTCACCGATTCGGATCTGGCGAGCCTGGTTTGCGTCATCGGCCATTTCTGCGAGCTGGCCGGATCACTGGGCACCCTGGACACGCACTATAACGGCCGAGTGATCGAGCAGGGCAGCGGCCGCGAGTCGTTTTGGATCCACGCTTTTTTATACCCCGAGCCCGACCCGCGCTTTATGGCGCGCGAGGCCGACGTCTACCTGACCGTGGACGACTGCATGCCGGTCAACGTTACGCTCTACGGCTGGGAGGGTCAGGTTATCGGCCGCTACATTCAACGCGATCTAAAGTTAAACATCGGCCTGACCACCGCGGACTTCGCCATTCCCGAGTAATCCAGGTTAAAGGAGAACAACAATGGTTCAGGTGGACGTATTCTGGTCTTACGCCTTTGGCGCGGGATTCGCCATGGCGGCCTCGCGGCAGTTGATATATGAGCGCCGGGCCCAGGTCGAGGCCGACGCACCGCGCCGTCCGCTGCTGGAAAACCGCTTTTTCACTTCGAGCCTGCTCTACCTCTCGCTGCTCTTTGCGCCCTCGGGGATCGTGCTGCTCTGGGCCTTCCCCAGTTGGGAGACGATGCACGTCTGGGACCGCGATCTTTGGGCCTGGATGGTGGCGCTGTTTGCGATCACCAACATTACCCAGGGGATTCTCGGCTTCTGGGTGACGCGCAAGCTGCTCAACGCGGGGCGCAAGTACGCGGCGTTTCTGCAGATGCCGCTGGGCTACTTCCTGATGTTCTTCATCCTGGTCCACGGCTGGGACGGTACGGGCTACATGCGCTTCTTCTCGGCCACCGACGAGTTGTTCGCCAATTGGAGCCTGTACAATATCCCGGCGTTCTTCATCTCCGACGTGGCGATCACCCTCTACCTGATGGGGATCGTGATGCTGCCGGTGATGTTCTGGATGATGGGGCGCTGGATTATCAACGGCTACGCCCTGGACGATCTCGACCCGGCGTTGGTGCGCAACGCCTCGATCGGCTCGATCGCCGTGCAGATCCTCAAGGTGGTGTTCCTTGGTGCGCTGGCCAACGCGATCATCGCCAGCCTGCTGATCCACGGCCTGGGCTGGGGCTACGGCCTGGGCGCATTCGCGATCATAACCCTGGTCGTTTTCATCCGCCCCGGAGGTCTGTTGCAGCGTTGGGCCAAGGATTTACTATTGGTCTGAGCCGTTAGCCGCGATATTGTGCGCTTGGGAGGAGAACCATGCCTGTCAAGCGCTGCTCTTTGTTGCTGCTGCTGCCCGTGCTGCTGTGTCTGTTGCTCGCCGGGTGCTTCGACACCCAGGAGCTGATCACCCTGATTCAGATCAACGCCGATGGCTCGGCCGACGTGACGCTGATTGCGATCGGGCTGTCGTACGAAAAGGATAAGCAGCCGATGGGCCATGCCCAGCTGCTGACCAAGGTCGACCAGACCTGCGTCGAGATGAAGCAGGACGACACGCCGGAAAAAAACCTGGTGAGCTGCGGCCGGGGCCTGCCCGACGACGTGTTCGGGCCGCGACTCAGCGCACCGCCGGCCTCCGCCGATCAGGTGGACGGCCACTACACGCTGCACTACGCAAAGGCCCAGCGCGCTTTGGCCGAAATGGCGCTCAACGATCAAAATCACAAGCCGGTACAACTTCAGTATTCCCAGGCCGACGGCGAGCTGTCGCTCAAGGTCTACATCGAGAGCTCGGCCGGAAAGCAGGGTGGGACGATTATCGTGCGCGCGCCCTGGCCGATCGTCGCGAGCAACGCCGACCTGCTGATTCGGCGCAACAACCTAGCGCTGTGGAACGCCCAGCGTAGCGTCCAAGGTAAGGGCCTGATGCTCGAGCTTTGCGCCAAAGCGCCGCTGCCGCTGCAACCGCCGAGCACTAAATAGCCGACCAAGGCGAGCGGTTTTGTTATAATCCCGGTTGGGGGGACAGAGAAATGGAGATTACCAGAAAGAGAAAGATCTCACTGATCGTGTTGGTTGCCTCGGTGCTGGTGTTCGGGGGTTGGGGATTCGTTATCAGTCCGGCGATCGATAAGGGCCAGGTCTACGAGGGGACGGTGGTCGAGAAGGTCACCAAGTCCAAATGGGGACACTGGTTCGATCAGAGCAATCAATACAAGCGGCGCTATCTGGTAATCCAGACCCAGCAGGGCAAACGCGTACACGCGCGCGTGCCCCAGCACGTGTACCGCGACTTCGAGGTCGGCGACGCCGCAATCAAGGTCAAGGGTGAGCGTTACCCCAAACCAGCCCTGGGCCAGGGACGCCACATCTCCACCGGCGAGTTATTCGACGCGCTCAAACAGCGCGATCAGGAACCCTAACGCGGATTTAATTTAACTATATCTGCGCCGAGCGATGTTTGGGGCTTGTTCGCTTTTAAGCTCGCGTCCGTTGAG is from Candidatus Alcyoniella australis and encodes:
- a CDS encoding DUF1571 domain-containing protein, giving the protein MKHPLLRRLSFLLAVCGLALLPMVAAAYDLPDEEQITKDPTQLFACFEYNLEQVQDYTATFIKYEVLDGKPYPEETLKVSFMRPHRVKLEWLDGESRGMWAIYDSQRDPDHFWALDVGWRAIIGVQRYGMHSKFTQFFHPNRFVVTDSDLASLVCVIGHFCELAGSLGTLDTHYNGRVIEQGSGRESFWIHAFLYPEPDPRFMAREADVYLTVDDCMPVNVTLYGWEGQVIGRYIQRDLKLNIGLTTADFAIPE